The Sulfuricurvum sp. IAE1 DNA segment TGTCTTGTTCTTGCGGGTGAGCTGAATGTTCAGGAATTCAGCGACCTCTTTCGCCTTGCCGATCTGCATCTCTTCGTTGTTGACTTCGTACACTTCGAAAAACGAGCCGACCTCGATGATGACGAGGGTGTCGGGGCCGTATTTTGCTTCGCACGCCGCCTGGAGCTCGAAATAGATTTCGGAGAGGAGCTTTTTTTTGTCATTCAGTATTGCCCCGATCTCTTCGATACTCATAGCTTCTCCGCGTGAAAATGAAAGTATTTTATTATAACTCAGGGGGGCTAAAAGAAAGACTATACGGAAAATATTTACAGGAGGATGCCTACCTCGAAGAGGCAGGCTTTAGTGCCAACGGCACGCGTAACCAAAGGAGCGTTGCCCCTTTAGCCGTTCAAATCAGATTCTTGCGTACGAAACGCTGATGCAGGCGTTAAGGGCAGAGAGTTCTTTGAGGGTTTTGTCGCTGACGGCGGAATCGACGATGATGACCGCAAGCGCTTCGCCGCTCTTGTTGCGTCCGAGGCGGAAGTCGGCGATGTTGACGTTGTGGGCGCCCAGCAGTGTGCCGACCTGTCCGATCACTCCGGGAACATCGGTGTTTTTGAAGAGGATCAGATTACCCGTAGGCTCGACGTCGACGCCGAAGCCGTTGATGTCAACGATACGCTGTACGTCTTCGTTGAACATCGTCGCGCTGATCTCGAACGCCTCTTTGTCGGTGGTGAGCTTCACGGTAACGAGATTTTTATACACAGGGCTTTCAGGGAGCTCTTCCGTTTCGATTTTGATGCCGCGCTCTTTGGCGACGAAATCGGCGTTGACGTAGTTGATCGTCTCACCCGACATCTCCGCCAGCGCACCGACGGTTGCAAACGTTGCGAGTGATGCGAGATACTCGGCGATCTCGCCGCGGCCGCTCACCTTGATCGATACGATGGGAGCTTTGTTGATCTGGGCGCTGAGGAACCCGATTTTCTGCACCATTTCAAGGAACGGTTTGACGAACGGAGGGATCTTCGTCTCGTCGATCGGGAGGTTCAGGGCGTGCGGATACGCGATCCCTTTGGCCGCTTCGATCGCCTGCTGTGCCGCTTCGACGGCGATGTTGTACTGCGATTCGAACGTGTTCGCCCCCAGGTGCGGAGAGACGGTGACGTTGTCGAGGTCGAGAAGCTTGTGATCGGTTGCGGGTTCTTTGTTGAACACGTCGATTCCGGCGAAACGGATTTTGCCCGATTTGAGGCCGTCGTAGAGGGCTTCTTCGTCGTACAATCCGCCGCGTGCGCAGTTGATGAGGACGACGCCGTCTTTCATTTTGGCGATTTCATCCGCACCGATCATCCCGACCGTCTCTTTGTTTTTGGGAGTATGGATCGTGATAATGTCGCAGGCAAGGATATCCTCGAAATTCGTCGTGTATTTGACGCCCACATCGGTCGCTTTGGAAGGATGGATATAAGGGTCGTATGCGATAACATCCATTTCGAACGCTTTGGAGCGGATACCTACGCGGCTTCCGATGTTACCGAAACCGATGATCCCCAGTTTTTTCCCTTTGAGTTCGTAACCGTACCATTTTTCCCGTTTCCAGATACGCTGGTTTTTGAGATGGTCGTGAGAATAGGGAAACATACGCATGCACGAAAGCATGTGGGTCATGGTAAGTTCGACTGCCGCAATCGTGTTCGCCGTCGGGACGTTCATGACGATAATCCCCTCTTTAGAACATCCGGGGATATCTACGTTATCGACACCCACGCCCGCACGAACGATCGCTTTCATTCTGCCTTTTGCGGCATTGATAAATTTGTCGTCGACATCGGTCGAACTGCGGGTAATTGCGACATCCGCGTCCTTGATGACGTCAAGCAGAGCCGTTTTGTCCATGTCCGCGGCAAAAATCATATCGATTTTATCGTCGCGGCGCAGAATGTTCAGCCCCTCTTCATGGATATGGTCACATACGACAATTTTATATTTTTCCATTACTTTTCCTCTGTATAAGGCGACACCGTCGCCGTGATTTGGTAGGTTTTTAGTTTAGTTACAAGAGATGCGAGCACGTTTCGGTCGTTCGAGTCGACCAGGAGGGTCATCGCGTCACCCTCTTTTTGCAGAAAATACGGGAGCGCTTTATTGTAAAGCTCCTGTTTCACGCAAAAAAGTTCGTACGAATCTTTCAGCGGTACCGTCATCCGGTACGCCGGCACTTCGGGATGTTCTCCCGCGTCGAGTACCATATGGACCTCGTTGACGGGATAATGGTAGTCTTTTTCTTCGCTTCGGGAGAAACGTTCCAGCCAACCCTCTTCCTCGGAAGAAGCGCTGAAAGAGGATTTTTCATCTCCCTCCGCCGTAAAACGTTCCGAGAGGGGAACCGACGGATTGATCTGAATCATGAAAATGACGATGAACGCGGCTACAGCAGCTGCTATAAGAGGAAACAGCCAGTAGGCAACCCGTCCCATCGGTCTTATTTCAATTGGTCTTTAATAAGGTCGCCCAGGCTGTTCGACTCGTCGTCGTTGATTTCGTTGAGCATTTCCTGATCTTTGATCCGCTCGAGTTTTTTCACCGAGAGGCGGATACGGTCGCGTTTGGCATCGATCACGAGAATCGCCGCTTCGATCGTCTGTCCGATCTGAAGCTCCTCGGCAACGAGGGGGTAAAGGTCTTCGTTACGGATCAGGGCGTCGACTCCCCCTTCGAGCGAAACGAACACGCCGAAATCTTTGACGTCACGGACGGTTGCTTTGACGACGTCGTTCATTTTGTGGCTTGTCGCGAACTGATCGATCGGAGACTCTTCGAGCGATTTGCGGTTCAACGAGATTTTTTCGTCTTCGGCGTTGATCTTAGCGATTTTCACTTCGATCTCGTCGCCTACTTTGAGCGTATCTTTGCATTTGACGTTTTTATCCCATGACAGGTCCTGGTTGTGCAGGAGCCCTTCGACGCCGCCTACTTTGACGAATGCGCCGAAATCGGTCAGAGAGGTGACGGTCCCTTTGACCACGTCGCCTTCTTTGCATTTTTTCATGAATTCTTCGAACGGTTTAGGCTGAAGGCGTTTGTACGAAACGCGCAGTTTGTGCGTTTTCGAATTGATTTCGATCACTTCGACGTCGATTTCCTGACCGACGGTGAGGTAGTCTTTTGGGTGCTTGATGTTTTTGTCCCACGTGATTTCGGAGATGTGCAAGAACCCTTCGATATCGTTCCCAAGATCGACGAATACGCCGTAAGGCTCGATGTTGCTGACGGTAACGGTGATGGTATCACCCTCGTCCAGAGCCTCTTCGACCTCTTTCCACGGATCGGGCTGAACCGCTTTGATCGAGAGGGAGAGGTGGCGTTTGTCTTTGTCGTACGCGATCGCTTTGACCGTTACTTCGTCACCCTCTTTGTAAAGTTTGGAAGGGTTGACCGGCCCTTTGTAGCTGATTTCGTTGTAGTGAACGAGACCGTCGATTCCGCCCACGTCTACGAACATACCGTAGCTGGTGATCTTTTTGACGGTTCCCTGGATGATTTTACCCTCTTCCATCAGGGCGTCGATCACCTCTTTTTTCCGTTTGCGCTCATCATTGAAAAGCTTGCGGCGCGATACGACGATCGAAGCTTCCGCCGGGTCGATTTTGACGACCTGGGCCTTGACCGTTTTGCCGATGACGTTGTCGCTCTCTTTGAACGCCGCGAGCGAGCGGGGGAGGAAGAAGTGGACGTCGTCCGCTTCGAGGAGGTATCCCCCTTTGTTTTTCTTGGTCACGACCGCATCGACGATGACCGATTCGAAATCGTCTTTGTGGGCATTGATAAACGCAAGCGTTTTCTCCTGCTCCAGCACTTTTTTATACGAGATTTTCGGACGCTCGTTGTAGTGTCCCGTAATCATTACCGTAATTTTGTCGCCGACGTTGAAAAGAAGTTTGCCGCTCGTATCGCGGATCTCGTCGAGTGAAATGATCCCTTCGAGTTTCTCGCCGACGCCTACCAACGCGCGGTTGTCACCCTCCTGGATTTCTACGATTTCACCTTCGGTGATGCGAGTAGATTCTTGCTCTTTGAAAGACGCCTCTAACATCTCGGCAAAATTTTCTTCTTCGAACGCTTCGTTATCGAAAGCCATACCTAATCCCTTGTAACTAAAAATTGGCTGATTATAGCGCAAAAATGCTTGGATTCGGTTTTATTTGCATGAAATATCGCGTAAACGGAAAAATCAAAGGGGGTGAAAAGGAGGAGGCAAGGAGAGGCGGACGGGAAGAAAATTTCTTCTTCCCTCCGGATTAGAACCGCATCATTCCCTGCAGGAGGAATTTGTTGGAGTTGGTGTGGAATTCCGCTTCGCTCTGGGGGCGGCGTTCATCGCCGAACCCGTGCGCAAGGGTTGCTTTAAGGTCAAAATTGCCGTAATTCATGGCATACCCTACCCCGACGGCATTGAGCGTGCGGATATTGTCGTCACTGTTAAACGTCATATCGTTTTTCCATACTTTGGCATGGTCCAAAAAGATGCTGGTGCTATGGCTGATCTGCCGCAGCGACGGGAGAGCGTAGATCAAATCGAGGCTGATCGCATACCCCTGGTCGCCGCTGAGTTCGCTGTCTTCGTAAGCCCGAACGCCGTTGGTTCCGCCTACCGAGAGATCTTCGGAAGAATCGAGGTTGTTACCGAAGCTTTTTTGGGCTTTGCAAGTGCTCTGGAGGGTCATTCCGTCCCTGAGGTACTGGCTGTGCAATGCGTTCAGGGCCAGTTTGGTGTAGTTGCCTCCCGAATTGAGCCCCGCATCGTTGGTGATGGCCGTACCGTTTTTAAGTCCCAGATGGCCGATCGTGTATCCCGCCGAAGCATACAGGCTTCCGGGAAGGCCGGCGAGCGAGGTATTACGTTTATCGCTTGCCTTGAGCGTCAGGGCGTCGAGCTGTTTTTTCGCTTCATCGACGCTGCCGGGGGTTCCGCTGCTGTCCTTCATCTCCTTGTGGTCATACGATGCCTCGAGGGTCTGCGTATGGACGCGGGTCTTGATTGTCGGGTAACTGACATAGGCGCTGTAACTGTCGGTCCGTCCGTACGCGTCGTAGTTCTCGATCTCATCAAGGGTATAGTCGGTCATACTGAAGCTCACCCCGCCTTTGAGTCCCGAATATCCCAGCGGGCGATCATACCCCAGGCGGATGTTTTTGAGATCGGCGGTGTTGGAGACGAGCCCGGTTATACTCAGGGTATCGCCGATTCCGGTGAGGCTGTTGATGTAACCACCCGCACTCAGACGGTTCTCTCCGGTGTAGCGGCTTCCGTAATTATCGACTATGGCATAGCCGTTGTATTTGGGCGTCGGGGAGACGGTGATGCGAAAGTCGCTGGTTCCGACTGCCTCTCCCGGGTAAACTTCGGCGTTGGTCACCTGCGCACCCGAGAGATCGTTGATGAGGAGCATCTGGCGCTCAAGGCTCATCGTGGAGACGATCTGACCTTGCTTGAGATGGTCCATGAATCCCTGTACTTCGGCGGTATCGACCAGAGAGCTGTTTTTCATGTCGAACGATCCGTACGTCCCTTCGATGATCGCAATCTCGACGATGCCGTTCTCCATGCTTTGCGCGGGGATATACGCACGGGCTACGAAGTAGCCGTTATCACGGTAGTATTTGGTGATTACCGATGCGACCTCTTTGAGAGCGTTGATTCCCAGTTCTTTTCCCTCGTAGGGTTTGACCAGTTCAGCCAGAACGTCCGATCCGAAAACGGTGTTTCCGCTGAATTTGAACGATTTTACAAAGACTTTTACCGTGTCTTTGGCTTCAAGCGGCGCTTTGTATTCCCCCGCTCCGACACTTGGCAGCGCTTTGGGTGTCTCAGGAAGCTTCGGCTGTTCCACCTGGCGGAGGATGTCTCCGGTCGTGGGTGCGGCGGCCATCAAAGAGACCGATGCCAGCAGGGAAAGGGTAATGGTTCGTTTCATCATCGCAGATCCTTATCTTTTCTCATTTTCATTGTTCGGTTCAACGTTCATTCCGTTGTTCCCGCTTCCGCTCACAGCGTTGTCCGCAACGACGTAAAACTCCTGGCTGACCCCTTTGGGAAGGTTCAGTCCCCCGTTTACCAATTCGACCAGGCTGTCGTTGGCCAGCGGTACGCGGATATCGCCGGCTCCCTGTACCGTAGCGGCCGTCTGAAGCTGTTCCATCGATACGGTTTGTACGGGAACATTGCCATCGGCAACCCCTACAAGGTTCAACGTTCCGCCGCCGGTCGTCCCCTGGGGAAGAATGCTTTGCAACAGAGTGTTGTTTTTGGCTTGGGTCTGTATCTGCTGCGGTTTTGGCGCATGCGGTGGAACCGTTAGCGGTGCAGGCGGCGTTACGATTGTCGAGTTGACAATGGTCGTGACGACGTCAGAAACCTCTTTTTCCTGCTGCGCAGTGCTCGTTACAGGCGTGGTGGCCGCCGGCGCGGGTGCGGGTGTTAGATTTGAATAAACGACATTCCATTTCGTCGAGTTATCAGTGAAATAAAGGCTCGGATCATAATTTGAACGCGTTTTGGAGATCACTTCCGTTCCCGGGGTAAATCCTAAAACCGCAGAATCTTTGTATCCCGTATAAACGACGATGCGGTTGGTCGCCGTAGGAGCGGAAATCGTGCCATTGTTCACGAAATTGTTTTCAGCCGTGAAAATCATGCCATTTCCCAAGCCTGTCGAGCTTGCCACGGTAACACCGCTGTCAATGGTCATGGTTCCTTGCGTTCTGAATTCATACGGGTTGGCCAACGATATGTCTCCAACGAATTGAACATTACCGGTTTGAGAAGCCGAGCCGACGGTAATTTTTTCAAATCCGCTTTGAATATTCGAAATTTCGGCCGCTGTAATATCCACGATTCCCGCTGCCGCGTTAGCGCTGCCGCCACCGATTTCAATCGCCTTGGTCGCGTCCCGTGCCTGCAATGCGAGACGGTTGTTTCCAGACACCGCACCGCCCAGATCGATTTTGTTGGCGGTAACCGTTACGTTCGAACTACCTGCACTGAGGGTATTTTTAAAATCGACTTTTGATCCCGTAAATGCTTTGGAATCGAATACGTTGATATCATCCAGATACAGATTCGCACCGAGTGCTCGCCCTCCGCTTGCATCCCATGAACCTGAAATAAATACGAACTTATAGTTTCCATCGGCCAACGCCGTAGCCGAAGAAGTCGTCCAAGGCTGTGCCGTAGCCGAGTTTTTCCCGGTTTTATCAAGAATGACCTGGGTAGCACCCGTCGCCGTATTGACCATGTACCCAAACACGTCATAGGCGTCGCTTCCGCCCGTAGCGGACCATTTAAATGAAATTCCCTCACCTGCTTTGAGGCTGACTTCGGAATCACTGACCACATAAGGACCACGAATGACTCCATAACCCGCCGAGATACTTCCGCCGTTCGATGTCATCTGTAACGAATTGTTTCCACTGCCCGTATCAACGTTTGAACTGACTTGAGTGGTATAGCTACCCGGATACGGGTAATTATCATACGGGGCGCTGCCTCCGGAAGGAACGATAGGAGGAGCCGCCGTGTCATTAGGCGTTGCATATCCGGCAATGGCGCTGCCACCGTTGAGTTGAACCCCGGCATTCGTAACCGTCCATCCTGTAATCGTTGTCGATCCTTGCCCATCCGTTTCAAAGCTTGGATTGTTAAAACCTGACAACGCCGTCAGCAAAGAAACTGCACCGTCATAGATTTGATCGTTGGCAGTTGTAACGGACGTACCGTAGATATTGATGGCATTTCCTTTGACATTCAATGAGTCCAGAGCGGTAGTCGCTCCCACATTTCCGCTGAATCTAACCGTCCCCGCAAGTGCGTCAAGCGTTAAGGCACCGGCACCGTCAATGGTTTCGTTGAAGGTAATATTGCCTCCGTTCGTTTTAACCGAATTAGACGAACCGTTTAGAACCACATTACCGTCAAACACTACTCCCAGAGTATGGGCATTGCTATTTTGCGTGGCATCGATATCCACTCCGTTTTGCAGAATGATGGAGTTGTCGGCAGACAATGTCAACGTCGCATCCCCAGCCATACTTCCGGTGATGATGTCTTCATTCACATTGATGTTATTGTCCGCTTCCAAAAGAACACTCGTGCCTAAATCAAGTGCAGTTACAATTGACGAAGCAGCCACGGTCACATCTCCGCTTGTACCTGTCGTAGCGGGAGTTCCGGAAAGCGGTTCACTTCCGCCCGAAGCGATTGTTATATTGGTCGGATCGAGCAACCACGTTTTCGCTTTGATTGTTGTATCGCTTCCAATGCCGAGTTCTTGTCCCGACGTCTCAACAAACCCTCCTGCGGCATCGATGGTTCCGGATACGGTTGTTTTCCCTCCGTGAGCGAAAAGAACGACCTTGCCCGTCACGTCTTCGAGTGTCTGCGCTTCGATGATCCCGGTATTGTTCACCATACCGTCCAGGATGGTGTTGAGCGCCTGGGTGGTCAGGTAGACTTGACCTCCGTCGGCTTTGATAAGCCCTTTGTTCTCTACCAGAGCATCCATCGTTCCCTGATCGATGGTCAGCTTTACGAGAGAGTTGCCGTTGAGATTGAGACTGATCTTTTCGCCTGACGCCATCTGTACGTTCCCCATCGTCGCAACGATGGTCCCTTCATTGGCTACGGTTTTACCCATCATTGCCACGTAACCGCCGTTGCCAGCTGTAATCGTTCCCATGTTGAGGACGGAATTCTGGCTGTTACCTTCGAAGACATAGTTGCCTGATTGGAAGTTCGCATCGGTAATATTGAGCGTAGAGGCTACGATCCCCCCCACATTGATTTGTGCGCCGTTGGCGAATAAAATCCCGTTAGGGTTGATGAGGAATACCTGTCCGTTCGCGTTCATTGCCCCTTCGATAAGAGAACGGTTGGTCCCGATGACACGGTTGAGCGTAACCGAGGCGGCGGAAGGCTGTACGAAGTTGACCGTTTCACTCTTGCCGATGCTGAAATCCTGCCAGTTGATCGAGGCCTTGTTGGTAGACTGGCTGATGGTGGTAACGCTGCCGTTTTGGCTGATGGTTGCGCTGCCTGTCGTTACGGTACCTCCGCTTGGTGCGGCGTACGCGATGCTCGATCCTGCAAGCAATGCCGACACGACAAGCGATATTTTTCCACCTTTGAGAATACGAAAACGCGAACTGTAATCCGAATTGCCCTTCATCATTGAATCCTCTTGTATGATTATTCGGGTGTATTACCCTGTGGTGGAATTATCCGACGATAGAGTTGCAATTGTGTTGCAGATTTGTTGTACGGATGTTGCATCGGTACGTGTATCGACACTCAGACAACAAAGTACGGATACGTTTCTCGTGAAGGAAAAAGAGGGGAACAGAAATCTATCGGCGAAGATGCTCGATCGCTTCGACCACTTCGTCGATGATCCAGTCAGGTGTAGATGCCCCTGCACTGATCCCGCAGAACTCTTTTCCGCTGAACCAGCCGGGCTCGAGATCGTCTTTGCTCTCGATATGATAACTGTCAGGGCAGAATTCTTTGGAAATGGCGTAGAGCTGTTTGGTGTTCGAAGAGTTTTTGCCGCCGATGATCACCATCACGTCGGCTTTTTGGGCCAATGCGCGTACGGCATCCTGGTTGTCGAACGTCGCGTTGCAGATCGTGTTGAATACCCGCACCTCCTTGTGCGTTTCCATCAGCTTTCCGACGATTTGACGGTAATCTTCGATCTTGCGGGTCGTCTGTGCGACGGTGGCCACTTTTTCGCGCAGTTTAAGCGCATCGATCTCCTCGGGAGCGTTGATGACGAATACGTTGCCCACACCATAGCTTTTGACCCCTTTGATCTCGGGGTGGGCTTCGTCTCCGAAAATGACGATATCGTACCCCTGAGTACTCATCTCCTCGACGATTTGCTGGGGCTTGGTAACGTAAGGACACGTCGCATCGACGACGTTCACGTTGCGGCGGTTCAGGAGGGCAAGTTCTTCTTTGGGAATACCGTGGGTTCGAATGACGGCAGTATCTCCGGCTTTGAAGGTATCGAGATTTTCGCTCAACGCGACGTTAAAATCGTTTTTGAGTCGCGCGATCTCGTTGGCATTATGAATAAGCGGGCCATAGGTGGAAGAGTTGCGGTTTTCTTCGGCAATTTTGATCGCCCGTTTCACACCGAAACAGAATCCGTAACTTTCGGCCAGCTCGATTTTCATCGTTCTACCTTCGCAAAAGTGCCGAGGAGCTCAAAGAAGTTAGGGAAGGAAGTATTGATGCATTCGACGTCTTCGACCTCCATCCCGCATCTCAGCCCCGCAATCAGGAAACTCATGGCGATCCGATGGTCGCCGTAACTGTTCACGGTGGCGGATTTGAGCTCTCCGCCGATCACCGCATAGCCGTCGGGATACTCTTCGGTTTCGATGCCGCAGAGGTTCAGGTTATCAACCACCGTTTTAATCCGGTCGGACTCTTTGACCCGAAGTTCTTCGGCATTTTTGACGACGCTTTTCCCTTCCGCGCACGCCATGGCCACAGAAAGAGCCGGGAGCTCGTCGATGAGCCACGCAATGTTTTCCTCGACGGTAACGGCTTTAAGAGGGGCGTACTCGACGCGAATGTTGCCGATCGGCTCGTACCGCTCGTCGGTGAGGGTATAGGTGATCTTGGCCCCCATTTTTTCCAATACTTTAAACGCTTCGATACGGGTCGGGTTGAGGGTGACCCCTTCGATCAGGGCCGATGCCCCGGGGACGATCGCCGCCGCTACGGCGAAGAAAAAAGCGCTGGAAGGATCGGCAGGCACACGGATATCCAGCGGCGAAAGCGGTTTTTCCAAAGGCCATATTTTGGTCTCAAGGCCGTTTACCTCGATGCGTGCCCCCATCCCCCGCAACATCCGTTCGGTGTGGTCACGGCTCAGTTCCGGCTCACGGAATGTGCAGACGCCGTCTGAACGGAGCGCTGCGAGCATCATGGCGCTTTTGACCTGCGCCGATGCGACCGGAGATGTATAATCGAACGATTTGAGCGACGCGCCCCGGATCGAAAGGGGAGCCAGGTCACCGTTGTTGCGTCCGTCGAGCTTCGCGCCGATGGAGCGCAGCGGCTGGGTCACCCGTTTCATCGGGCGGCGTTTGAGATACTCGTCACCGGTGAGGACAAAATGCCCCTCCGCCGAAGAGAGGAGGCCGCAAAACAGCCGCATCCCCGTCCCGGAGTTCCCGCAGTCGAGGATTTCGCTCGTCTCTTTTATCCCGTTGGAGCGGATCGTGATGGTCTCTCCCTCATCCAGGATATCCGCCCCCAGATGACCGACGATTTTGAGGGTATTGAGGGTGTCCTCGGCACGGAGAAAATTGCGGACCTTACTCTCCCCTTCGGCCAGAACGGCGAACATGGCGCATCGGTGCGAAATCGATTTGTCGGGCGCGATCGCGTTGCTCTTGAACGCGAAGGAGTGGACCGGATGGACTTTCGCTTTCGTCATCGCAAGCTTACCCCGAGTTCGTTTTTCAAACCGTCCAGCACCCATTCCATCGCGGCGGTGATATCTTCCTCTTCCAGCGTCTTTTCCTCCGACTGCAGAACAAACCGCAGCGTCAGGCTCATCTGGTCACCCAGCGCTTCGGAGACGTAGCGGTCGACGGGATAGAACCGACGGACCTGAGGGGAGACGTGTTTTTCAATGACGTTTTTGATCGTTTCGTACGCCGTCTCTTTCGAAACGACGATGCTCAAATCGCGATACGACGCCTGGTACTTCGAGTACGGCTGCGCCTGGATCAAGCCGTATGGGAGAAGATCGGTTTTGAGCTCGCACATAAACGTCTGCGGAAGGTCGAACGCTTCCTCCACACTGGGGTGAACGCGGAAAAGTTCCCCCGCCTCGACCCCGGCGATCATCACTTTCGCACAAACGTAAGGGTGTGCGAGGGAATGGGAGGGAACGTGCGAAACGAGTTCAAACGAACCCGCCACGTCCGATATCATCTGGACGAACGACGCGAAATCGATGGAGGCGGGCTTGCCGGCATTGGCAACTTTTTCACCCTGCACCGCACCCGAAACGATAAACCCTAGACGCTTGGATTCTTTACGATCCGCATCGAACACCATCCCCGCTTCGAACAGGGCAATTTTTTTCTGATTCACTTTGACGTTCGCCGATGCGGAGTTCAAAAGCCCCATAAGAAGGGTCGGCCGAAGCGTATCGAAATTGGCGGTAATCGGGTTGAGCAGTTCTTTGGATTCGTCGGTGCAGACGAACCCGTATTTTTCAAGCTGTGTGCGTTCGTTAAAAACGAAATGGACCGATTCGTAAAACCCGCTCTGCGCGGCGCGATGG contains these protein-coding regions:
- the aroA gene encoding 3-phosphoshikimate 1-carboxyvinyltransferase gives rise to the protein MTKAKVHPVHSFAFKSNAIAPDKSISHRCAMFAVLAEGESKVRNFLRAEDTLNTLKIVGHLGADILDEGETITIRSNGIKETSEILDCGNSGTGMRLFCGLLSSAEGHFVLTGDEYLKRRPMKRVTQPLRSIGAKLDGRNNGDLAPLSIRGASLKSFDYTSPVASAQVKSAMMLAALRSDGVCTFREPELSRDHTERMLRGMGARIEVNGLETKIWPLEKPLSPLDIRVPADPSSAFFFAVAAAIVPGASALIEGVTLNPTRIEAFKVLEKMGAKITYTLTDERYEPIGNIRVEYAPLKAVTVEENIAWLIDELPALSVAMACAEGKSVVKNAEELRVKESDRIKTVVDNLNLCGIETEEYPDGYAVIGGELKSATVNSYGDHRIAMSFLIAGLRCGMEVEDVECINTSFPNFFELLGTFAKVER